In Candidatus Polarisedimenticolia bacterium, the genomic window GCACGTGTGCTCATGCCAGGTGGTGTGCTGGCGATCGCGCTTCCCTTCGAGCGCAGTCTCGTGAGGCTGGCGCTCAGGGATGATTACTTCCGAGGCCACCCGACGCATTTTTACTCATTCAGCGTGCCCTGTCTCGATCAACTGACGTCGGCATGCGGCCTGCGGCGCATCAGGATCGTCCTCGATCCACCGCTCATCAGAAGGCTCCGGATCTGGCCCGTCCTCAATTTCTTCCAGGTCCTGCCATTCTCAATTGCCCGTTGGTTCTGCGGCAATTTCTGGTATCTTGCCCGGAAGGCCGGGACATAGGATGCCGTGTTAAAGGTTGCTGTCGTCCAGCGTTTCTGTGCTCCCTACCGCATCCCCGTTTTCCGGGCGCTTGCATCACGGCCAGGCATCGATCTCACGCTGTTTTACGGCCGCGGGGCCAATGGAGGACAGTGGCAGCAGGCGTCCGTGGATACAGGCGTGAGTTCCGTGCGCCTGTTCACGCTTTCAGCCAGATTTGGCCTCGATGAGCGACACTACCTCCTCGCAGTTCACCCCGGGCTACTGCGACGCCTGGCAGGTGGCGCTTTTGATGTCGTCCTCGCGGAGGGCACGACCAACATCCTGGACAATGTTGGTCTGGTTGCATGGTGCCGCCTCTCAGGGACGCCTCTTGTGTTCTGGGACTCGGGACGCCCCCCGTCTGAACCGAAGCGCCTAGGCAGAAGAATCATCGACCCCCTCGCCCGATGCCTATTGCGCAGAGCGGACGCAGTGGTCACATACGGGCGATCTACGGTCCTGTATTTCGAGAGAATTGGACTCGAGCCTGGCGCAGTCTTTGTGGCCCCCAACACGGTGGATTTACGGCCCCTGGAAGTGGAGCATGATGCGTGGGAAGGCCGAAAAGAAGAACTGACCGCCCTCAAGCAAGGATTGAATCTGGAGGGGCGCAGGGTCCTCCTGCACATAGGCTCGCTGCAGAAGGGCAAGCCTCTCGATTCATTGATGGACGCCTATGAGGAGCTCTCCACTG contains:
- a CDS encoding glycosyltransferase, whose product is MLKVAVVQRFCAPYRIPVFRALASRPGIDLTLFYGRGANGGQWQQASVDTGVSSVRLFTLSARFGLDERHYLLAVHPGLLRRLAGGAFDVVLAEGTTNILDNVGLVAWCRLSGTPLVFWDSGRPPSEPKRLGRRIIDPLARCLLRRADAVVTYGRSTVLYFERIGLEPGAVFVAPNTVDLRPLEVEHDAWEGRKEELTALKQGLNLEGRRVLLHIGSLQKGKPLDSLMDAYEELSTVSGALGMIVIGDGDDRTRLEKVVGDRALEGVRFLGRQISGLAKYALISDVAVFPHGATLGIITTLALGLPVVAACGRSPEHEAIVEGVNGSLAALGDTADLARTLGDILSGRVRFASSQQIRAMVHRDFSLHRMVDGLESALRYAVATKATSVPSMDKQMRGPK